The proteins below come from a single Miscanthus floridulus cultivar M001 chromosome 1, ASM1932011v1, whole genome shotgun sequence genomic window:
- the LOC136489615 gene encoding transcription initiation factor IIE subunit beta-like isoform X4, with translation MDLKDSLSRFKQQQERCQSSLTSIAANQASVSKPKHRAQPINAPSVPARSSQSIKFSNDTERLQHINSIRKSPVGAQMKLVIELLYKTRQAFTAEQINEATYVDIHGNKAVSDSLRNNPKVQYDGRRFSYKLTILISDVLGVNSLLAYVQSKHDLKGKDQLLVLIRKFAEGLAVMEIKDAYPTVMEDLQALKAAGEVWLLSNMDSQEDIVYPNDPKTKTKVDDDLKLLFRETELPRDMVDVEKELQKNGIKPMTNTAKRRAAAQIDGVKSKSKPKKKDLKITRRSRLTNGHLPELFQDINK, from the exons ATGGACCTCAAGGATAGCCTCTCCAGATTCAAGCAACAGCAGGAGAGGTGCCAGTCATCTTTGACTAGCATAGCTGCAAATCAAGCTTCGGTTTCGAAGCCAAAGCACAGAGCCCAACCAATAAATGCCCCATCTGTTCCTGCAAGATCATCACAATCTATTAAATTTTCAAATGATACTGAAAGGCTTCAGCATATTAATTCGATTAGGAAATCTCCTGTTGGAGCACAGATGAAACTTGTCATCGAACTGCTTTACAAG acaagacaagcttttacTGCAGAGCAAATAAATGAAGCAACTTATGTCGATATTCATGGTAACAAGGCGGTCTCTGACAGTTTGAGGAACAACCCCAAAGTACAGTATGATGGGAGACGTTTTTCTTACAAG TTAACTATTCTGATTTCTGATGTCTTAGGTGTTAATTCACTGTTGGCATATGTGCAGTCCAAGCATGATCTTAAGGGAAAAGATCAACTACTTGTTTTGATAAGAAAATTCGCAGAGGGTCTTGCTGTCATGGAAATCAAGGATGCATACCCAACTGTAATGGAAGATCTGCAG GCACTGAAGGCAGCAGGTGAAGTTTGGCTGTTATCAAACATGGACTCACAGGAGGACATTGTGTACCCTAATGATCCTAAAACGAAGACCAAGGTTGATGATGACCTGAAACTTCTCTTCCGGGAGACTGAGTTACCACGTGACATGGTGGACGTAGAAAAGGAGCTTCAGAAGAATGGCATCAAGCCCATGACAAACACTGCGAAACGACGTGCAGCTGCCCAGATCGACGGGGTAAAATCCAAGTCTAAACCCAAGAAGAAAGATCTTAAGATCACAAGACGGAGCAGGCTTACGAATGGGCATCTGCCAGAGCTGTTCCAGGACATCAACAAATGA
- the LOC136489615 gene encoding transcription initiation factor IIE subunit beta-like isoform X1: MLRVRFGGSCGGRSARSIKVLPPRASALNPLAHGRHLHLRRRSPRSALPHGGSVRMDLKDSLSRFKQQQERCQSSLTSIAANQASVSKPKHRAQPINAPSVPARSSQSIKFSNDTERLQHINSIRKSPVGAQMKLVIELLYKTRQAFTAEQINEATYVDIHGNKAVSDSLRNNPKVQYDGRRFSYKLTILISDVLGVNSLLAYVQSKHDLKGKDQLLVLIRKFAEGLAVMEIKDAYPTVMEDLQALKAAGEVWLLSNMDSQEDIVYPNDPKTKTKVDDDLKLLFRETELPRDMVDVEKELQKNGIKPMTNTAKRRAAAQIDGVKSKSKPKKKDLKITRRSRLTNGHLPELFQDINK, from the exons ATGTTACGTGTGCGATTTGGTGGGAGTTGTGGGGGCCGGTCGGCCCGATCGATCAAGGTTTTGCCGCCACGCGCTAGCGCGCTGAACCCGCTGGCTCACGGACGCCACCTCCATCTCCGCCGCCGATCTCCTCGCTCCGCCCTCCCGCACGGGGGATCAGTTAGG ATGGACCTCAAGGATAGCCTCTCCAGATTCAAGCAACAGCAGGAGAGGTGCCAGTCATCTTTGACTAGCATAGCTGCAAATCAAGCTTCGGTTTCGAAGCCAAAGCACAGAGCCCAACCAATAAATGCCCCATCTGTTCCTGCAAGATCATCACAATCTATTAAATTTTCAAATGATACTGAAAGGCTTCAGCATATTAATTCGATTAGGAAATCTCCTGTTGGAGCACAGATGAAACTTGTCATCGAACTGCTTTACAAG acaagacaagcttttacTGCAGAGCAAATAAATGAAGCAACTTATGTCGATATTCATGGTAACAAGGCGGTCTCTGACAGTTTGAGGAACAACCCCAAAGTACAGTATGATGGGAGACGTTTTTCTTACAAG TTAACTATTCTGATTTCTGATGTCTTAGGTGTTAATTCACTGTTGGCATATGTGCAGTCCAAGCATGATCTTAAGGGAAAAGATCAACTACTTGTTTTGATAAGAAAATTCGCAGAGGGTCTTGCTGTCATGGAAATCAAGGATGCATACCCAACTGTAATGGAAGATCTGCAG GCACTGAAGGCAGCAGGTGAAGTTTGGCTGTTATCAAACATGGACTCACAGGAGGACATTGTGTACCCTAATGATCCTAAAACGAAGACCAAGGTTGATGATGACCTGAAACTTCTCTTCCGGGAGACTGAGTTACCACGTGACATGGTGGACGTAGAAAAGGAGCTTCAGAAGAATGGCATCAAGCCCATGACAAACACTGCGAAACGACGTGCAGCTGCCCAGATCGACGGGGTAAAATCCAAGTCTAAACCCAAGAAGAAAGATCTTAAGATCACAAGACGGAGCAGGCTTACGAATGGGCATCTGCCAGAGCTGTTCCAGGACATCAACAAATGA
- the LOC136489615 gene encoding transcription initiation factor IIE subunit beta-like isoform X3 has translation MHLHRNQTILDEMDLKDSLSRFKQQQERCQSSLTSIAANQASVSKPKHRAQPINAPSVPARSSQSIKFSNDTERLQHINSIRKSPVGAQMKLVIELLYKTRQAFTAEQINEATYVDIHGNKAVSDSLRNNPKVQYDGRRFSYKLTILISDVLGVNSLLAYVQSKHDLKGKDQLLVLIRKFAEGLAVMEIKDAYPTVMEDLQALKAAGEVWLLSNMDSQEDIVYPNDPKTKTKVDDDLKLLFRETELPRDMVDVEKELQKNGIKPMTNTAKRRAAAQIDGVKSKSKPKKKDLKITRRSRLTNGHLPELFQDINK, from the exons ATGCATTTGCACAGAAATCAAACCATTCTAGATGAG ATGGACCTCAAGGATAGCCTCTCCAGATTCAAGCAACAGCAGGAGAGGTGCCAGTCATCTTTGACTAGCATAGCTGCAAATCAAGCTTCGGTTTCGAAGCCAAAGCACAGAGCCCAACCAATAAATGCCCCATCTGTTCCTGCAAGATCATCACAATCTATTAAATTTTCAAATGATACTGAAAGGCTTCAGCATATTAATTCGATTAGGAAATCTCCTGTTGGAGCACAGATGAAACTTGTCATCGAACTGCTTTACAAG acaagacaagcttttacTGCAGAGCAAATAAATGAAGCAACTTATGTCGATATTCATGGTAACAAGGCGGTCTCTGACAGTTTGAGGAACAACCCCAAAGTACAGTATGATGGGAGACGTTTTTCTTACAAG TTAACTATTCTGATTTCTGATGTCTTAGGTGTTAATTCACTGTTGGCATATGTGCAGTCCAAGCATGATCTTAAGGGAAAAGATCAACTACTTGTTTTGATAAGAAAATTCGCAGAGGGTCTTGCTGTCATGGAAATCAAGGATGCATACCCAACTGTAATGGAAGATCTGCAG GCACTGAAGGCAGCAGGTGAAGTTTGGCTGTTATCAAACATGGACTCACAGGAGGACATTGTGTACCCTAATGATCCTAAAACGAAGACCAAGGTTGATGATGACCTGAAACTTCTCTTCCGGGAGACTGAGTTACCACGTGACATGGTGGACGTAGAAAAGGAGCTTCAGAAGAATGGCATCAAGCCCATGACAAACACTGCGAAACGACGTGCAGCTGCCCAGATCGACGGGGTAAAATCCAAGTCTAAACCCAAGAAGAAAGATCTTAAGATCACAAGACGGAGCAGGCTTACGAATGGGCATCTGCCAGAGCTGTTCCAGGACATCAACAAATGA
- the LOC136489615 gene encoding uncharacterized protein isoform X2, producing the protein MLRVRFGGSCGGRSARSIKVLPPRASALNPLAHGRHLHLRRRSPRSALPHGGSVRMDLKDSLSRFKQQQERCQSSLTSIAANQASVSKPKHRAQPINAPSVPARSSQSIKFSNDTERLQHINSIRKSPVGAQMKLVIELLYKTRQAFTAEQINEATYVDIHGNKAVSDSLRNNPKVQYDGRRFSYKSKHDLKGKDQLLVLIRKFAEGLAVMEIKDAYPTVMEDLQALKAAGEVWLLSNMDSQEDIVYPNDPKTKTKVDDDLKLLFRETELPRDMVDVEKELQKNGIKPMTNTAKRRAAAQIDGVKSKSKPKKKDLKITRRSRLTNGHLPELFQDINK; encoded by the exons ATGTTACGTGTGCGATTTGGTGGGAGTTGTGGGGGCCGGTCGGCCCGATCGATCAAGGTTTTGCCGCCACGCGCTAGCGCGCTGAACCCGCTGGCTCACGGACGCCACCTCCATCTCCGCCGCCGATCTCCTCGCTCCGCCCTCCCGCACGGGGGATCAGTTAGG ATGGACCTCAAGGATAGCCTCTCCAGATTCAAGCAACAGCAGGAGAGGTGCCAGTCATCTTTGACTAGCATAGCTGCAAATCAAGCTTCGGTTTCGAAGCCAAAGCACAGAGCCCAACCAATAAATGCCCCATCTGTTCCTGCAAGATCATCACAATCTATTAAATTTTCAAATGATACTGAAAGGCTTCAGCATATTAATTCGATTAGGAAATCTCCTGTTGGAGCACAGATGAAACTTGTCATCGAACTGCTTTACAAG acaagacaagcttttacTGCAGAGCAAATAAATGAAGCAACTTATGTCGATATTCATGGTAACAAGGCGGTCTCTGACAGTTTGAGGAACAACCCCAAAGTACAGTATGATGGGAGACGTTTTTCTTACAAG TCCAAGCATGATCTTAAGGGAAAAGATCAACTACTTGTTTTGATAAGAAAATTCGCAGAGGGTCTTGCTGTCATGGAAATCAAGGATGCATACCCAACTGTAATGGAAGATCTGCAG GCACTGAAGGCAGCAGGTGAAGTTTGGCTGTTATCAAACATGGACTCACAGGAGGACATTGTGTACCCTAATGATCCTAAAACGAAGACCAAGGTTGATGATGACCTGAAACTTCTCTTCCGGGAGACTGAGTTACCACGTGACATGGTGGACGTAGAAAAGGAGCTTCAGAAGAATGGCATCAAGCCCATGACAAACACTGCGAAACGACGTGCAGCTGCCCAGATCGACGGGGTAAAATCCAAGTCTAAACCCAAGAAGAAAGATCTTAAGATCACAAGACGGAGCAGGCTTACGAATGGGCATCTGCCAGAGCTGTTCCAGGACATCAACAAATGA